In a genomic window of Weissella tructae:
- the mgtE gene encoding magnesium transporter → MANETHNPVEITEDLREEISEQAQQLVNDIRNGQEAAFKEGFEELHGFDQAQFYLNLPSHFRQQVIDWVSPDDMAEIFDEMDIDDIDVDELLQEMSPQYAAKMIDKMYSDNSVDLLAELSAEDLDMYLDLMPSRDAQSIRQLLTYKEDTAGALMGHEFVSVHETLTIKETMEAVKKAAEEAEQITYIYVINDAEDLVGVISLRTLILSQDQALVADIMDTNIISVEPEEDQQDVARLMADYNFTSLPVVTENKLLGIIMIDDIVDVIDEESAEDYSRLAGVDVVNMEENPLKSATRRLPWLIGLIFLGMGTASVIDGYNDLVQVAPILAVFISLITGTAGNAGTQSLAVAVRRLALNETSNLWRMLLTEVLIGLIIGSLAGITIFAVVSIWKQNLLLGIAVGLAMAAAILVANVAGAFIPLIMDALGVDPAVASGPFISTLSDLTSVIIYFNIAKLFIDYFSAV, encoded by the coding sequence AGGTTTTGAAGAATTGCATGGATTTGACCAAGCGCAATTCTACTTAAATCTGCCATCACATTTTCGTCAACAAGTAATTGATTGGGTTTCACCAGATGATATGGCGGAAATCTTTGACGAAATGGACATTGATGATATCGATGTCGATGAGTTGTTACAAGAGATGTCACCGCAATATGCGGCGAAAATGATTGATAAGATGTATTCCGACAATTCCGTTGACTTGTTAGCGGAATTAAGTGCCGAAGATTTAGATATGTATCTAGATTTGATGCCATCACGGGATGCACAATCAATTCGTCAACTGTTGACATATAAAGAAGACACCGCCGGAGCTTTGATGGGACATGAATTTGTCTCTGTTCATGAAACGCTGACCATTAAAGAAACAATGGAAGCTGTTAAAAAAGCAGCGGAAGAAGCCGAACAGATTACTTATATCTATGTCATTAATGACGCAGAAGATTTGGTTGGGGTTATTTCTTTACGTACGTTGATTTTGAGTCAGGATCAAGCTTTGGTTGCTGATATCATGGATACGAATATCATCTCTGTTGAACCAGAAGAAGACCAACAAGATGTTGCGCGTTTGATGGCTGACTATAACTTTACGTCATTACCAGTTGTGACTGAGAACAAACTCCTTGGAATTATCATGATTGATGACATCGTTGATGTTATTGATGAAGAGTCTGCTGAAGACTATTCACGTTTGGCCGGGGTTGACGTGGTTAATATGGAAGAAAATCCATTGAAATCAGCCACGCGTCGTTTGCCATGGTTAATTGGTTTGATTTTCTTGGGGATGGGAACGGCATCTGTGATTGATGGATACAATGACTTAGTTCAAGTAGCTCCAATCCTGGCTGTATTCATTTCATTGATTACAGGAACAGCTGGAAACGCAGGAACGCAGTCACTAGCCGTGGCAGTTCGTCGACTAGCCTTGAATGAAACGTCTAACTTATGGCGTATGCTGTTAACAGAAGTGTTAATTGGGCTGATTATTGGAAGCTTGGCTGGAATTACCATTTTTGCCGTTGTATCTATCTGGAAGCAAAACCTACTATTGGGAATTGCGGTTGGACTAGCCATGGCCGCTGCCATCTTGGTCGCTAATGTGGCGGGGGCGTTTATTCCATTGATTATGGATGCGTTAGGGGTGGACCCAGCGGTTGCCTCTGGACCCTTTATCTCAACTTTATCTGACTTAACATCAGTTATTATTTACTTCAATATCGCCAAATTGTTTATTGATTACTTTAGTGCGGTCTGA
- a CDS encoding ribosome maturation factor: MSEIINQVRDVLEQPLTDAGFDLWDVIYEPQDGDMVLRVLVDRLAGSISMDDLVLLTELIGDQVDTIQPDPFPTAYMMDISSPGAERPLVRDHDFAWAMEQKIVVKLKMPVDKQDDFEGILVAADTDTITLMMPIKGKQQKVALDRANIKLAKMALNQDRILQADEDFAWALNKFVHVSTYKKIDGVKDFMGELTAFTAEDLTISMSDETGEESIEVVLPRDVIAKARQTNNF; this comes from the coding sequence ATGAGTGAAATTATTAATCAAGTACGTGACGTCTTAGAACAACCATTGACTGACGCTGGTTTTGATTTGTGGGACGTGATTTACGAACCACAAGATGGTGATATGGTCTTGCGCGTTCTTGTTGACCGTTTAGCAGGATCAATCAGCATGGATGACTTGGTTTTGTTAACAGAATTAATTGGTGATCAAGTGGATACGATCCAACCAGATCCATTCCCAACAGCTTACATGATGGATATCTCTTCACCAGGAGCAGAACGTCCACTAGTACGTGATCATGATTTTGCCTGGGCCATGGAACAAAAAATCGTTGTGAAGTTGAAGATGCCTGTTGATAAGCAAGATGACTTTGAAGGAATCTTGGTTGCAGCAGATACTGACACAATCACATTGATGATGCCAATCAAGGGTAAGCAACAAAAGGTTGCGCTTGATCGTGCCAACATTAAGCTAGCCAAGATGGCGTTAAATCAAGATCGTATTCTACAAGCCGATGAAGATTTTGCCTGGGCTTTGAATAAGTTTGTGCATGTTTCAACCTATAAGAAGATTGATGGTGTGAAGGACTTTATGGGTGAACTTACTGCGTTTACTGCTGAAGACTTAACAATCTCAATGAGTGATGAAACGGGTGAAGAATCAATTGAAGTTGTTCTTCCACGTGACGTTATTGCGAAAGCACGACAAACAAATAATTTCTAA
- the nusA gene encoding transcription termination factor NusA has translation MSKEMLNALNILETEKGIKKEVLVAAIEEALTKAYEKHYDESSNVEVVFDQKKGNVKVYSVMKVVEDIYEPYEEITLEQALEVNKGYEIGDDVKFEVTPSDFGRLAAQTAKQIIMQKVREAERGVVYDNFIQHDGEMMTGVVERQDPRYRYVILPGNQEAAMEQNDQMPNEKYQMGDQIKVLVSRVQNETKGPQVFVSRTAPGLVKRLFEAEVPEVFDGTVEIKAIAREAGDRAKVAVYSHNENLDAVGTMVGQRGQRVQAIVNELSGENMDIVEWTEDPAQFIKNALNPAEVVDVIFDPSDERGATVIVPDYQLSLAIGKRGQNARLAARLTNFKIDIKPESERDAVLAEKNNPAPVAVEEDVFADVDVFADED, from the coding sequence ATGAGCAAGGAAATGTTAAACGCCCTCAACATTCTGGAAACAGAAAAGGGTATTAAGAAGGAAGTCCTAGTTGCGGCTATTGAAGAAGCTTTGACAAAGGCTTACGAAAAGCACTATGACGAATCAAGCAACGTTGAAGTTGTCTTCGATCAAAAGAAGGGAAACGTCAAAGTTTATTCTGTCATGAAGGTCGTAGAAGATATTTATGAACCATATGAAGAAATCACTTTGGAACAAGCTTTAGAAGTTAACAAGGGTTACGAAATTGGTGACGATGTTAAGTTTGAAGTAACGCCTTCAGATTTCGGACGTTTGGCTGCACAAACAGCTAAGCAAATCATCATGCAAAAGGTTCGTGAAGCCGAACGTGGTGTTGTTTACGATAACTTCATTCAACACGATGGTGAAATGATGACTGGTGTTGTAGAACGCCAAGACCCACGTTACCGTTACGTTATTTTGCCTGGTAACCAAGAAGCGGCTATGGAACAAAACGACCAAATGCCAAACGAAAAGTACCAAATGGGTGACCAAATCAAGGTTTTGGTTTCTCGTGTGCAAAACGAAACTAAGGGACCACAAGTCTTTGTTTCACGTACTGCACCTGGTTTGGTAAAGCGTTTGTTTGAAGCTGAAGTTCCTGAAGTGTTCGACGGAACTGTTGAAATCAAGGCAATTGCTCGTGAAGCAGGAGACCGTGCTAAGGTTGCTGTTTACTCACACAACGAAAACTTGGACGCCGTTGGAACAATGGTTGGACAACGTGGACAACGTGTACAAGCAATTGTTAACGAATTGAGCGGTGAAAACATGGATATTGTTGAATGGACTGAAGATCCAGCCCAATTCATCAAGAATGCTTTGAACCCAGCTGAAGTTGTTGATGTTATCTTTGATCCATCTGATGAACGTGGAGCGACAGTTATCGTGCCGGATTACCAATTGTCATTGGCAATCGGTAAGCGTGGACAAAACGCTCGTTTGGCTGCCCGTTTGACAAACTTCAAGATTGATATCAAGCCTGAAAGCGAACGCGATGCAGTGCTTGCTGAAAAGAACAACCCAGCACCTGTTGCGGTTGAAGAAGATGTTTTTGCGGATGTTGATGTATTCGCAGACGAGGACTAA
- the rnpM gene encoding RNase P modulator RnpM → MKPRKVPMRKDIVTGEMVPKNDLVRIVKTPEGEVQLDPTNRANGRGAYISLDVAVANKAKKKRTFDRAFDTTLDDSFYDELIAYVDHQAARKELFSND, encoded by the coding sequence ATGAAACCACGTAAAGTTCCGATGCGCAAGGATATCGTCACCGGTGAAATGGTGCCAAAGAATGATTTAGTGCGGATTGTTAAAACTCCTGAAGGGGAAGTGCAACTTGATCCAACCAACCGAGCAAATGGACGTGGCGCATATATTTCACTTGACGTCGCAGTAGCGAATAAAGCCAAGAAGAAGCGAACATTTGATCGAGCTTTTGATACAACACTAGATGATTCATTCTATGATGAATTAATTGCCTACGTTGATCATCAAGCAGCTCGTAAGGAGCTGTTTAGCAATGACTAA
- a CDS encoding L7Ae/L30e/S12e/Gadd45 family ribosomal protein: MTNELEKQKLLNLLGLARRAGKLVTGEDLVLGAIRNGKASLVLFAADGGQSSLKKFSNKTTSYNVPFDTSLTRSEMGDATGLARSVIAVADRGFAKKMREYLNN, translated from the coding sequence ATGACTAATGAATTAGAAAAACAAAAATTACTTAACTTACTAGGTTTGGCTCGCCGAGCTGGTAAGTTGGTTACAGGGGAAGACTTGGTTCTTGGCGCAATCCGTAACGGTAAAGCATCACTAGTGTTGTTTGCCGCAGACGGTGGTCAAAGCAGTTTGAAGAAATTCTCAAACAAAACGACATCATATAATGTGCCGTTTGATACCAGTTTAACTCGAAGCGAAATGGGAGATGCCACAGGGCTAGCACGTAGTGTGATTGCTGTTGCGGATCGAGGTTTTGCAAAGAAAATGCGAGAATACTTAAATAATTAG